The sequence ctgtgatggcctcttgggccaagtagtatgacgcttgttgataggctgctttgcagcctttcaaaaagcgccaagaaagcgccgaacaccgaacccgaacccggacttttacgaaaatgttcgggttcgggtccgtgtcacggacaccccaaaattcggtacgaacccgaactatacagttcgggttcgctcatccctaattatatgtaataggagtccaagatgcatccagctgtCCTCTCCTTGCTGTTTCCgaacaatttctaacctttttctgtgaaccagacatcctctcttcttcagagcacggGGTGCCTCTCATTGATGTTCATTGTGTTCAATTGTGCTCGAGCATACACAGGATTCGGCCGAACGCTGCAAATTCGggctgctcgctcaacactagtttatataagaaaatatatataaaatgtattccAACTGATCGTGACAATCTGTGATTTATATggttctttttttgttatttttcttaatAAATTATGAATAGTCCATCAAATGTCCtttaatttatataatttttgtgattttccttaggctactttcacacttgcgttcggggttccgcttgtaagttccatttgaagcctctcacaagcggccccgaacgcattctgagtggatgcagatccgctcagaatgcatcagtttggcaccgtttggcctccgttctgctcagcaggcggacacccgaacgcagcttgcagcgttttggtgtccgcctggccgtgtggagccaaacggatccgtccagacttacaatgcaagtcaatggggacggatccgtttgacgttgacacaatatggtgcaattgcaaacggatccgtcccccattgactttctatgtaaagtcaggagtccctaataatataccatcagatcggagttttctccaatccgatggtatatttaacttgaagcgtccccatcaccatgggaacgcctcaatgttagaatataccattggatttgagttagatcgtgaaactcagatccgacagtatattctaacacagaggcgttcccatggtgatggggacgcttcaagttagaatatactaaaaggtctgtgtacatgactgccccctgctgcctggcaggtgctgccaggcagcagggggtagaccccccccccctgtatttacctcattggtggccagtgcggccgccccccctccctcccctgtatttaactcattgatggccagtgtggctggccccccctccctcccctgtatttaactcattggtggccagtgcggcctgccccccctccctccctcccttgtatttaactcattggtggccagtgcggccgccccccccctccctccgttgtatttaactcattggtggccagtgcggccggcccccctctctcccccccctgtatttaactcattgggggccagtgcggccggcccccccttcctctcccccctaattaaaatgaccgaccccccatcattggtggcagcggagagttccgatcggagtcccagtttaatcgctgggactccgatcggtaaccatggcaaccaggatgctactgcagtcctggctgctatggttacttagcaattttagaagcattatacttacctgcgatgtctgtgaccggccgggcgctccacctactggtaagtgaaaggtctgtgcaacgcattgcttatagcacagacctttcacttaccactaggaggagcgcccgaccggtcacagagggagggagggggggccggccgcactggccaccaataagttaaatacaggggagggaggtggggccggccacactggccaccaatgagttaaatgaaggggagggagggggggcggccgcactggccaccaatgagttaaatacaggggagggagggagagggggccgcactggccaccaatgagttaaatacaggggagggaggggggggtctgccccctgctgcctggcagcacctgccaggcagcagggggcagtcatgtacacagttcttttagtatattctaacttgaagcgtccccatcaccatgggaacgcctctgtgttagaatatactgtctgatctgagttttcacgaagtgaaaaatcagatctgaaaaaaacagttatgcagacggatccgttctgaacggatgcaagcgtttgcattataggagcggatccgtctgtacagacaccagacggatccgctccgaacgcaagtgtgaaagtagccttaatgtgcAAAATAATTGATTGTGTGTCTTCAATCGTTCTGTTGTGCCCCTTGTTGTATTCAAAGTAATAAGTACATCCAAAGTGTTTAAAATATAACATAAACTAATTGATTTGTTATTGCTGCTAAGCAGTATATGTTATCATTTAACAAAGTCAGCTTCTCATGTGCCGAGCGAGATAGATGAAATTTACGAAGTAATTTGTATTGTTACATCTTCGATCGTTCTGCAATGCCCCTTGTTGTATTTAGAGcagaggggactacctcttgaggcccatcaagagaatgccaagagtgtgcaaagcagtaatcaaagcaaaaggtggctactttgaagaacctagaatatgacatattttcagttgtttcacacttgtttgttatgtatataattccacatgtgttaattcatagttttgatgccttcagtgtgaatctacaattgtcatagtcatgaaaataaagaaaactctttgaatgagaaggtgtgtccaaacttttggtctgtactgtatatatatatatatatttttatttttattttttttaagttgaaccGTGCTTTACAATGAATGGAAATAATTTTTCTCATTATTATGTTAATCTTAGAGCTCAATACCAGTGGGACCAATGACTGACCGCCGTGTACATTATAGCGCAATTTTACTGATTTTTACCCTGCTATGGAGAGGTGAGTACAGAGACACTCTCTAAGTAATATTCAGTGTACTGAGTTTATCCCTTGGTATGAAAATTTGTGCAGAAAATGAACTGGGCTCTGGAGACCTTCTCTTTAGGGCCTTTCAGATTCTTTTGACAGTTGAATTTGGCATGAATTCCCCACCAGGCACCAGCATGGAAACAGACTCTTGTCGTTTTCAAAGGGAGGCAGTGCTGCTCATGGTTTATGGCCTTGACTGTAAATTAAGGTCATAGCCATAAACTGCAGACTCCAATTGAAATCAGGGAGAAGGGTCCACACAATTCATATGTGAATAAGTCATTGTCAGGATTCTGATGTTTTTCTATGAACTGACCACTAGTGGCCACTGTTTCctgttttgtgctgcactttcACTCCTTACGACTAAAGGTTGCTACTGTATTTTTCCCTTAAACTTGCTGAATGTTGTTTCTTGTGGAAGCCATCATTCTTCGTGTTTGGTCCTTTTTTTAGATCGCATGGAGATACAAATGTAATACTCTGAAGTGGTATTACCACTCtacaccccgctactgtctttaatTGCTACCATATTGTTATCTGTGTATTTATTACAGGTCCTCCTACACTGTGCATTCTTAATTTTGCAAttaaactgttatgttcatgtaatgtgcctgtttcgccagcaggtggcagcgtataaGTGGCAGGGAGATCCTTAAATAAAATGGAATTTACCATTCCAttttcccccttttgggcagaagtgagccagtcctgtttcctaccaaagggaggggttgcagttCTAGTTTATAGAAGTTTAGACTCCATGGTGGAGCTGAGAAGACAGGAAAGATGTAGCAGCAAGGGGAAAAGGTTATCCGGCTGCGGCCGGAGTCTCTCCAAAGGGAAGTAGCTCATAGAGCCCCCTGACTCCTTGCTAATTTacttactgagtgtcaggagggggacaacagccaaaggcaccccaatcCAGGGATACCAGAACTGActgaaagtccagtaaccagatcCAAGCCGAgtttagcagagcagagagagaaagcagagatATCAAGTTTGCCTGCgattttatgccaaagcctgttgGAACTaagagaaagcctgaatattgtTTGGATGCCAGTTtacccaagtaaagctgttgttcATAGGagtctggactcaacttattCCCCACCATTACTCATCCCCTTTATCGCttcggagcctaaccctggggagtgatggtatccaggtaggagcaccgtgacatacACCGTGACATGTGGGCCTCACCACACCACTCTGCATTCCACTAAACCTGAGACATGATCGGCCCTGGGGGGCGGCGTGTTGCACAAACAATGCTTGATAATTGTGACTCACTCTTTTGTCCAGCTCCAGTCTCACGGCCTTGTGTACTTATACAGCTGATATGCCACAGAGAGGCTGATTCATGCGCATTGAGTGTTTTATGATTTTGGAAACTGCTATTATTAAGGGAACCAATGTGTAAATTATTtgtaggagctgagctgcagtaaactGGTACGgctactacacagtggatggagcggtCAGCTTCCAGCCCTGTCCACAGTGTTAGATCCAGCACTTGGGGCTTCCCGAACCAACTGATCTGTCATGTGTcctagggataggtcatcaaagtaaagaaactggaaaaccctttttaatTTAAACTGCCCTCTCCAGAGGCAATTGTCATACTATTTGCACTAGTTATTAAAAGTGAACATAATGTTGAGTgttccttttttattattttgtctaGATgcaagcacacagttttataatgGATTAATTGTAATGTCTCCAAGAAATGTGGAAGTCCAGGCCGGACTCTGCGTGCACATCCCTTGCACTTTTAATATTCAACCAATAtacaccccctccagggaaaccagAGGAATCTGGCTCAGGGGAAATGCCTTTCCAATGAAGACTGTGGCTGTTAAGAGTGGTAATGATTCTGAAAATAGAAGGGAACGGATCTTTCTTACTGGAGATGTCTGGAGAGGAGATTGTTCCCTGATGATCAACAATGCAAGACAACAAGATGCTGACTATTATACTTTTAAATTAGAGGAGGGAGCCTTACAACATACCTTCAATAACTTCAGAACCTTTGTGAGAGTAACTGGTGAGTAGATTATCTCCACTTATCTTCTAATATTATTGACTAGTTAGGACACTTAACCCATTAGTTAGGCTGAGTTCAAATAACcatttagctttctgttcttctaatccatcaaaagaagagaaaaaaaaacataaaaacacaatTTATTTTGAGCACCCAAAAAAAAgcacccaaaaaaaaagaaaaaaagatcctTTATTTTGATCATCCTTTGTGCtaatttttaatccaatttttaagttccatctgagatctgttattttagaaggacaaaaaagtcctgtgaGGAAGATTTTTTCACCTGTCAAAAATGAAGGATCTCTTATGGAACTGACAAAATTGGATGCAAAATGGCATCCAATTTTGTCAGTTCCATAAGAGATCCTTCATTTTTGACAGGTGAAAAAATCTTCCtcacaggacttttttgtccttctaaaataacagatctcagatggaactgaaaaattggattaaaaattaGCACAAAGGATGATCAAAAtaaaggatctttttttttttttttttcctgttcttctgacggatcagaagaatgcaaaactaaacggtgatgtgaacccggcagtAGCACATACTGTCTAATGGATAAAGTAAAACCAAGGAATTCCAGATTATTTCAGGTATAATGAGGATACACATAAATATGTACTAAAAATATCAGAACCCTTTaagatttctctctctctctctctctcttttgttAGAGTTATCAGATAAACCGGAGATCTCTCCTGCCGGAATTATTGTTGCTGGTCAGGGGGTGACGTTGAGCTGTACAAGTCCTGGGAGATGTTCTGGAAAACCTCCATTAATCAAATGGGAAGGAAAAGCTAAAATGAAGACAGAAATAATATATGCAATAAGTAATGAAGACGGCACCACCACTCACTCTTCCAACATCACCTTTGTTCCTTCGATTGAAGATGATGGACTACTACTGACCTGTACAGTGATTTATGAAAATAATGTGACCACAAGGAATGGCATCTTGCTGAGTGTAAAAGGTGAGTTTCGTCACAACTTTGGATCTACTGGACATATAGCATTGCTTTCTAAGACCAGCAGGACTACGTAGGGGCTGTATATGCAAACAGTAGAACATAGATTGAGAATATTTGTAGATACATGGGAGAAGAAGACCCTCCTCACTGAAAGACAATCACTTTATTCACAGATATTTCTGTGTCTGGCAGTAGTATTTACTGTAGTGATATTAGACTCTATAGTGCTGTATTAGTAATAGAGAAAGTAGCAGTACCATAGCATTAATAGAAATCAGAGTTgaatgaacccgaactgtaaagttttggtacacggacccgaacccgaactttttcactgaagtccgggttcgggttcggtgttcgggttatTTTATTCAaatacagaggtgttcccatagtgatggggatgcttgaagttaaaatataccattggattggagaaaactctgatccgatggtatattctaacacagaggcgttcccatggtgatagggatgCTTGAAGTTTAAATATACCATCAGaggggagaaaactctgatccgatggtatattctaaacccgtggcgttcccatggtgatggggatgcacctctgacagggcgctgccatCTGCGGCACCTGATTGATTAATTGCGCGAgtggcagctccctgtcagaggtcaggtgccgggaatgtttctacaatgtttgcattggtgggcagtgtgcccccaccccctccccagcattaaaatcattggtgggcagtgcgccctcccccccatcattggtggcagcggcatttCTGATcggagttaccatggcagccagcagtgctgctgccaccaatgatgggggggagggcgcactgcccaccaatgattttaataccggggggcgcactgcccaccaattattataatactggggagggcgcactgcccaccaattattttaatactggggagggggggagggcgcactgcccaccaatgattttaatactggggagggggggagggtgcactgcccaccaattattttaatactggggaagggggggagggcgcactgcccaccaatgattttaatactggggaggtgggggcgcactgaccactaatgcaaacattgtagaaacattcccggcaccagaccgctgacagggagctgctcCCCACacaattaatccctcaggtgccgcggatggcagcgccctgtcagaggtgcgtccccatcaccatgggaacgccacaggtttagaatataccatcggatctgagttttctccaatccaatggtatattttaacttcaagcgtccccatcaccatgggaatgcctctgtgttagaatatgccatcggatctgagttttctccaatccgatagtatattttaacttcaagcgtccccatcaccatggtaacgcctatgttttagaatataccattggatctgagtttttacgatcgtgaaaaatcagatctgaaaaagctaatagtattattttccgttataaccattttataacggaaaataataaagtgaagttcgggtccccattgactttaatggggtccgagttcggggtcaagttcaggtcaagttcgggttctgaacccgaactttgacctgttcggccgaacccagcgaactcgaacatccaggtgtccgctcaactctaatagaaaTCTCTTAAGTATATAAATAGTAATACACAATGACAGTATTCCAGTAGTTGTAGAAGTACTCTAGTGTTAGTAGTAATTATAATATTATAGTAGTAATCTAGTAGTTGTAGTAGTCTTTTGGTTTGCTATCAAAAATATGTTGtcagtaaaaataataaataaataaagtaaataaataaacatacaaAATATATACTATATTTGTGCTTTTTCCTCAGATTCTCCTCACACTTaaggctcattcacacgtcagtgttttggtcagtgatttccatcagtgattttgagccaaaaccaggtgcggctctaatcacagaacaggtgcagatctttcccttataccttatatctgtgaaggcttcaatcctggttttggctcacaatcactgatagaatttactgaccaaaacactgacgtgtgaatgaggcattacgcTCCCTCCACTGACATTTCTGTGCCTGGTGAGTTTACAGATACTCTATGGCTAGGAGCAGTATTTGCCGTACCGGTAGATGTTTTTATAGTGGCCATTACAGAAGTAATGGAAAAAGTTGTATAACAGCAATTGAAAGTGATATAGTAGTATAGAATAATAATCTAGCATCAATAGTTGGAGTTGTACTCTAGCAATAGCAATTGTAATCTAGTGGTAGCAGTATAGCATTTGTAGTAATCTTTTAATAGTAGTACTAATCTACTAGGAGTAGTAGTCTATTTACTGTAGTCAAATAGTAGTAGTAAAGAAGTAGTAAGAGTATTTTAATAGCAGTAGAATTAAGAAGTTGTCTAGTATTACTAggagttagagatgagcgacatTTTaaatagtagtggtagtagagGTTGTAGTAGTAGTTAATAGTAGTAGGTAGTAGTAGTGAGTAGTAGTAGTTAGTTGTAGGGGTTAGtagttagtagtagtagtagtagtacagtGGTAATAACTGTCATTGTATTAACAGTATTAGTtgcagcagtagtaatagtatATTTTATAAAGCAATATGAACCCTAAAATAATGAACGAAGCTTGGACTGTAATACTGTAGATATTTTCTAATAATAGACTTAAGATGCTACCTATCAGATATATCTGTACAAGGAGCTCTGGTAATAAATAGTTTGGGGGGTATTTACtttgtagtgatgagcagcaggggcaatatccgaattcgcaatatttagcaaatattcatcataaattagcaaattcgagaataAGCGATTGTttccttgattgtgaaaatcggcaatgtaatatgcgcgtattgcgcgcgcaatacaggcgtgggtcacttttgctaaattttccaAACTGCTAGAAGTTTCCGGAGACTGGAGAAaacggttggcacggcagaacattacaatagctttatatgcaggtagagtgctccaatatattcgcgattgcgcaaatcggcaaataatgatgcgcatatttttgcgaaacacgtgcaacttcacattttagcaggtctgactacatattactgattggtgcactaaatattgattgtgaacttgtgacatcacagcactatgtctgtaggatgtatatatggacagcagaaccactacaatcagctccactatatcaggatataacctacactgactatctgtattatatatataagctaactaactatcaaaTGTAATGACaccgcaaagcacagagcacagcaatcacactgctctctctctcagaactgcaaaaaacagcagaaaatggctgcttcgGAGGTTCTTAAATAGTAAGGGgtcggcaactttcctattgattgctatggatgttgctaagctcagacaaagacattgcagccttctcattcgtccacaagcaagaagcagggagtgaTCGATCataggttcagatgaaaaaaaatctt is a genomic window of Bufo bufo chromosome 1, aBufBuf1.1, whole genome shotgun sequence containing:
- the LOC120992075 gene encoding sialic acid-binding Ig-like lectin 8 isoform X1, encoding MTDRRVHYSAILLIFTLLWRDASTQFYNGLIVMSPRNVEVQAGLCVHIPCTFNIQPIYTPSRETRGIWLRGNAFPMKTVAVKSGNDSENRRERIFLTGDVWRGDCSLMINNARQQDADYYTFKLEEGALQHTFNNFRTFVRVTELSDKPEISPAGIIVAGQGVTLSCTSPGRCSGKPPLIKWEGKAKMKTEIIYAISNEDGTTTHSSNITFVPSIEDDGLLLTCTVIYENNVTTRNGILLSVKVCRSVGPGLIAGMVAGNIVILILIVVGTYCFLKRHMEKRLLVKGSGEQGAESTYQNLIGQKNDIYYSIRTQ
- the LOC120992075 gene encoding sialic acid-binding Ig-like lectin 8 isoform X2, whose amino-acid sequence is MSPRNVEVQAGLCVHIPCTFNIQPIYTPSRETRGIWLRGNAFPMKTVAVKSGNDSENRRERIFLTGDVWRGDCSLMINNARQQDADYYTFKLEEGALQHTFNNFRTFVRVTELSDKPEISPAGIIVAGQGVTLSCTSPGRCSGKPPLIKWEGKAKMKTEIIYAISNEDGTTTHSSNITFVPSIEDDGLLLTCTVIYENNVTTRNGILLSVKVCRSVGPGLIAGMVAGNIVILILIVVGTYCFLKRHMEKRLLVKGSGEQGAESTYQNLIGQKNDIYYSIRTQ